From a single Bacillus pseudomycoides DSM 12442 genomic region:
- a CDS encoding DUF4870 domain-containing protein, translating into MKGNNILSSLSYISIFFAPILVPIIIYFVAEEEVKYHAKKALWTHLIPCVTVIIGLAISGVVGFSTLSENAIGIALLIGTFAIAFILSIYYFIWNIVKGIKVLKEA; encoded by the coding sequence ATGAAAGGAAATAATATCTTATCTTCTTTAAGTTACATTAGTATCTTTTTTGCACCAATTCTAGTACCAATTATTATTTACTTTGTAGCAGAAGAAGAAGTGAAATATCATGCAAAAAAAGCATTATGGACACATCTAATTCCCTGTGTAACAGTCATCATTGGTCTTGCTATATCTGGAGTAGTTGGATTTAGTACATTAAGTGAAAATGCAATTGGAATTGCATTATTAATCGGAACTTTTGCTATTGCTTTTATCTTGAGTATTTACTATTTCATTTGGAATATAGTAAAAGGTATTAAGGTGTTAAAAGAAGCTTAG
- a CDS encoding DUF6376 family protein, whose amino-acid sequence MTIKKAWLFLLMMVIGLTGCSMIKEGKNSIDYAQKAIDYVNEVSTFANEAPGLAGKAINDSAARKELETRLREIQKDIPAFNELTPPDVAKDIHQQIVGYNEKLNELIDTTMKKVEEGKMDVDQFKNSELMQTIQQVQKLKDKIQNLGQ is encoded by the coding sequence ATGACGATAAAAAAAGCTTGGTTATTCTTGCTTATGATGGTAATTGGTTTAACAGGATGTTCTATGATTAAAGAAGGTAAGAATTCAATTGACTATGCTCAAAAGGCAATAGATTATGTTAATGAAGTGAGTACGTTTGCAAATGAAGCGCCGGGATTAGCAGGAAAAGCAATCAACGATAGTGCCGCCCGCAAAGAATTAGAAACTAGACTGAGAGAAATTCAAAAGGATATTCCAGCTTTTAATGAATTGACACCTCCTGATGTAGCAAAGGATATTCATCAGCAAATTGTTGGATATAATGAAAAGTTAAATGAATTAATTGATACAACTATGAAGAAGGTAGAAGAAGGGAAAATGGATGTAGATCAATTCAAAAACTCGGAGCTTATGCAGACAATTCAACAAGTTCAAAAATTAAAAGATAAGATTCAAAATTTAGGTCAGTAA